Genomic window (Gemmatimonadaceae bacterium):
GTCGACGTGGACCCACGACTCGTACGCGCCCTTGGTGGAATCGAGCTCATCGCCGCCGAGGATGTGTTCGACGCGGTCGATGCCCATGAGGATCGCGGCCTTGGCGTTGGTCGTGTTGCGGAAGCCGGACTCGAGGTGGGCAGTGACCGTTAGGCCGTGCATGTGGGCGCGGGCGATGAGCGCCGCGAGCTGATACGGCGCCGCGCCCTTGGCCTTGAAGCTGCGAACGCCCTGTGCCGCCCAGTAGTCGACTTCCTTGTCGATGGAGTCGACGCTGATGTGGCGATCCCAGCCGCGCCGCGCCGTGCCGAAATACGGACCCGAGTTGTAGATGCGGGGTCCGATTTGCTGGCCGCTGTCGATGCGCTTGCGGGTCTCCTCCATGCCCACCGGATCGTATTCGCCGGCCGGGAACGTCGAGGTCACGCCGTTGGCCAGGAAGATGTACGGATTGTACGTGTACTCATCTTGTCGAATGCCGCCCTCGCCCAAGGTCATGTTGTAGTGCGCGTGCATGTCGAACATGCCGGGCAGGACGTACTCGTCGTTGGACAGGGTGATGATGCGGGCGCCGGAGGTGTCCTCCTCGGACAGATCTCCGTTGGTCACGAGGATGCGGCCGGCGCGCACGAAGATGCCGCGATTCTGTTCGACGGTGTCGCTGGCGGCGGTGAAGATCCAGCCGCCGCGGATGATGACGGATTGTTGGGCGGGGACGCGGGCGGCGCCGGCAGCGATCGATGCGACGGCGACGAGACCGGCGCAGCATCGCCGGAAGGCGAGGGAGCGCTGGCGGCCGAGTGCTGGGGATGCGGACATGCGGGGTCTCTGGTGAGCGTTCGGCCGGCGCGATGCGGGTCGCGCGCGGGATCGAGGTCGCGGTGCGTCCGTTAGGCAACGGAACGCGCGTGCCGAATACGGTGGGAGTGGTCGCGCAGGGACTCGAACCCCGGACCTCTGGTATGTGAGACCAGCGCTCTAACCAGCTGAGCTACGCGACCGCGAGGCTGCGATCCGCCAGGCGTGTGCATAGCTTAACCGGCCGGTGGGTCCGGTGGTAGTGGCGTGGACAGCGCGGGGACTATAGTCTTTTGCTCTCGGGGCCGGTGTCTAGCGGCTCCGTTGCTCCATGGCTTGGCAGCATCCTCGCGGTCACCCTGGAGGTCGTTCATGGCGATGTTCTCTTTCCTCGATCGAGAACGGACCATCGCGCACC
Coding sequences:
- a CDS encoding amidohydrolase family protein — encoded protein: MSASPALGRQRSLAFRRCCAGLVAVASIAAGAARVPAQQSVIIRGGWIFTAASDTVEQNRGIFVRAGRILVTNGDLSEEDTSGARIITLSNDEYVLPGMFDMHAHYNMTLGEGGIRQDEYTYNPYIFLANGVTSTFPAGEYDPVGMEETRKRIDSGQQIGPRIYNSGPYFGTARRGWDRHISVDSIDKEVDYWAAQGVRSFKAKGAAPYQLAALIARAHMHGLTVTAHLESGFRNTTNAKAAILMGIDRVEHILGGDELDSTKGAYESWVHVDTASRAFKVIVHLVISHHVVFDPTITAPVYFTTTADKPGFDYWIDERTFFTPYVQEWARRQPPSHTFPLADSLYAAMRRTTKAFYDAGGIITLGTDNPSRGEYIAGFSSHRELQTLVSIGIPNAAAIKAATINGARALGVGSLLGTIEPGKFADMFVIKGNPLTDITNTRHVQLVIKAGFVYDPQALLDKAMGKIGPNGPQPSARTAPVPKTNR